A genomic region of Streptosporangium lutulentum contains the following coding sequences:
- a CDS encoding cytochrome P450, with product MNHETRLHLAAHPFVYPLMRLLARLGPVVRVPGLGVVVNDAATARAVLMDERFRKDGPGSPGDLWTPILGPSVLLNMEGEGHLALRRKLMPLFTTAYVSALVADVLRRPLEELSARLEHGETVDLVDAMRVMAGAVICRVIGLGEVSEARARELFDDGERVVSMVSLRSRRLSDRQAVVARRTLDRIGDIAQAAYESGDESTLMGRMREQGLSAAEARGAAGAFFLTGTETVATFVPRLIALLHDHRTEAGDLDQVIEEAMRITTPTPVMLRSVDSAARVGAVAVRPGDRVLIVTHNCARSYGPFDPSLKHPPELRRLWFGAGPHFCIGYPLALAEIRAVASVVLSHRVRVVRRSAARGVLIPTYEHLWIEAT from the coding sequence GTGAACCACGAGACCCGTCTCCACCTGGCCGCCCATCCCTTCGTCTACCCGCTCATGCGGCTGCTGGCCCGTCTCGGCCCGGTGGTCCGGGTGCCGGGGCTGGGAGTGGTGGTGAACGACGCCGCCACCGCGCGTGCCGTACTGATGGACGAGCGGTTCCGCAAGGACGGCCCCGGCTCGCCCGGCGACCTGTGGACGCCGATCCTCGGCCCCTCCGTGCTGCTCAACATGGAGGGCGAGGGGCATCTGGCGTTGCGCAGGAAGCTGATGCCGCTGTTCACCACCGCGTATGTCTCCGCACTGGTCGCCGACGTGTTGCGGCGGCCGCTGGAGGAGCTCTCGGCACGGCTGGAGCACGGTGAGACGGTCGACCTGGTCGACGCCATGCGAGTGATGGCCGGGGCGGTGATCTGCCGGGTGATCGGGCTGGGCGAGGTCTCCGAGGCGCGGGCCCGGGAGTTGTTCGACGACGGGGAGCGGGTCGTCTCGATGGTCTCGCTGCGGTCCCGGCGGCTGTCGGACCGGCAGGCGGTGGTCGCCCGGCGGACGCTGGACAGAATCGGGGACATCGCGCAGGCCGCCTACGAGTCCGGGGACGAGTCCACGCTCATGGGCCGGATGCGGGAGCAGGGACTGTCGGCGGCCGAGGCCAGGGGCGCGGCCGGGGCGTTCTTCCTGACCGGCACCGAGACGGTCGCCACCTTCGTCCCCCGGCTGATCGCCCTCCTGCACGACCACCGGACGGAGGCCGGCGACCTGGACCAGGTGATCGAGGAGGCCATGCGGATCACCACGCCGACGCCGGTGATGCTGCGCTCGGTGGACTCGGCCGCGCGCGTCGGCGCGGTGGCGGTGCGGCCGGGCGACCGGGTGCTGATCGTGACCCACAACTGCGCCCGGTCGTACGGGCCGTTCGACCCCTCCCTGAAGCACCCGCCCGAGCTGCGCCGCCTCTGGTTCGGCGCCGGTCCGCACTTCTGCATCGGCTACCCGCTGGCCCTGGCGGAGATCCGGGCGGTCGCCTCGGTCGTGCTCTCCCACCGGGTGCGTGTCGTACGGCGCAGCGCGGCCAGGGGGGTCCTCATCCCGACCTACGAACATCTCTGGATCGAAGCGACATGA
- a CDS encoding DUF7927 domain-containing protein yields MPGSTETVTPVLPPEQEQAPAPTPDPQATAAGRQDLSGTPESSPASAPDEPVVSPDELVVSPPVRKPAPAGKEENGSRRETATPRLRLTKIASAVPAKKGGRLVYTITVTNEGKVDYPGVGILDDLSGVLDDAAFNGDQRASSGTVVYSEPIVTWSGDVAGGETVRITYSVTVDADGDRILEGHVAGPPFASNCSPGSAAPECGGRIGVAELRIKKSLTPGRPRPNGTVDYTLTVTNAGTATYPRATIIDDLSGVIDDAVFNGDEKASSGTVSYAEPKVTWSGDVAAGQTVTITYSARVADRPAGDRRLSGELAGPEGSNCVAGSADFACGNTSEAGLPLLNIGMSADRETVRPGDVIVHTITAQNVGAAAYLGATLTDELSQTLDDATYNNDASATTGAVSYDESRLNWTGDIAAGETVTVTYSSTVKDTGAGDHLLVSAIEAPGGGTNCPAPTPEAGRIASPVPRADRECAHRVVVENVTISETLSPQAPRPGEAVTYTITVANAQEVSYTGAHVTDDLSGVLDDATYNNDARASSGSVTLTGPTLDWKGDLPAGTKVTITYSVTVNDPPTGDLTLRSRALGVSPGSNCRAGSTDPNCDPGHIGIVLRSARTPTSTPSSALSRNPSCLRTCTPSCDRRHDVSCRECDRSDGRSDHRVDDRADDRSCDSSCDRRCGSSRGSARDVPGSGGRPSELPFTGLPVAPVVLALLLSGLGLTVRLCAGRGRPEGS; encoded by the coding sequence GTGCCCGGCTCGACCGAGACGGTGACCCCGGTTCTGCCGCCGGAGCAGGAGCAGGCACCGGCACCGACGCCGGATCCGCAGGCGACGGCGGCAGGGAGGCAGGACCTCTCCGGCACCCCGGAGTCGTCTCCTGCCTCCGCACCTGACGAGCCTGTCGTCTCGCCTGACGAGCTCGTCGTCTCACCGCCGGTGCGCAAGCCTGCCCCGGCCGGCAAGGAGGAGAACGGCTCGCGCCGTGAGACCGCGACGCCCCGCCTGAGACTGACCAAGATCGCCTCCGCCGTCCCCGCGAAGAAGGGGGGCAGGCTGGTCTACACGATCACGGTCACCAACGAAGGGAAGGTCGACTATCCCGGCGTCGGGATCCTCGACGACCTGTCCGGAGTGCTGGACGACGCGGCGTTCAACGGAGACCAGCGGGCGTCGAGCGGAACCGTCGTCTACAGCGAACCGATCGTGACCTGGAGCGGCGACGTGGCCGGGGGCGAGACGGTGAGGATCACCTACAGCGTCACGGTCGACGCCGACGGGGACAGGATCCTGGAGGGCCACGTCGCCGGTCCGCCTTTCGCCTCGAACTGCAGCCCGGGGTCGGCCGCTCCGGAGTGCGGGGGGCGCATCGGCGTCGCGGAGCTGAGGATCAAGAAGTCGCTCACCCCCGGCCGGCCCAGACCCAACGGGACCGTGGACTACACGCTCACGGTCACCAACGCCGGAACCGCGACCTACCCGAGGGCGACGATCATCGATGATCTGTCCGGCGTGATCGACGACGCCGTTTTCAACGGCGACGAGAAGGCGTCGAGCGGTACGGTCTCCTACGCCGAGCCGAAGGTGACCTGGAGCGGCGACGTGGCGGCGGGCCAGACGGTGACGATCACCTACAGCGCGCGGGTGGCCGACCGGCCGGCCGGGGACCGGCGGCTGTCCGGCGAGCTGGCCGGGCCCGAGGGCTCCAACTGCGTCGCCGGTTCCGCCGATTTCGCCTGTGGCAACACCTCCGAGGCGGGACTGCCGCTGCTGAACATCGGCATGTCCGCCGACCGGGAGACGGTCAGGCCCGGCGACGTGATCGTCCACACGATCACGGCCCAGAACGTCGGCGCCGCCGCCTACCTCGGCGCCACACTCACCGACGAGCTGTCCCAGACACTCGACGACGCGACCTACAACAACGACGCCAGTGCCACGACCGGCGCCGTCTCCTACGACGAGTCCCGGCTGAACTGGACCGGTGACATCGCGGCGGGTGAGACGGTCACCGTCACCTACAGTTCGACCGTCAAGGACACCGGTGCCGGCGACCATCTGCTGGTCAGCGCGATCGAGGCTCCCGGGGGCGGCACGAACTGCCCGGCTCCGACGCCCGAGGCCGGCAGGATCGCCTCTCCGGTCCCCAGGGCCGATCGCGAATGCGCCCACCGCGTCGTCGTGGAGAACGTGACGATCAGCGAGACGCTCTCGCCGCAGGCGCCCCGGCCCGGGGAGGCCGTGACCTACACGATCACCGTCGCCAACGCCCAGGAGGTCTCGTACACCGGCGCCCATGTGACGGACGACCTCTCCGGGGTGCTCGACGACGCGACCTACAACAACGACGCCAGGGCCTCCTCGGGCTCCGTCACCCTCACCGGGCCGACGCTGGACTGGAAGGGCGACCTCCCGGCGGGGACCAAGGTGACGATCACCTACAGCGTCACGGTGAACGACCCGCCGACGGGAGACCTGACGCTACGGAGCAGGGCGCTGGGGGTGTCGCCGGGATCCAACTGCCGCGCGGGCTCGACCGACCCGAACTGCGACCCCGGCCACATCGGGATCGTCCTGCGGTCGGCTCGGACACCGACGTCCACCCCGTCCTCCGCGCTGTCGCGGAACCCGTCGTGCCTGCGGACGTGCACCCCGTCGTGCGACCGGAGACACGACGTCTCGTGCCGGGAATGCGATCGCTCGGACGGCCGCTCGGACCACCGTGTGGACGACCGTGCGGACGATCGGTCGTGCGACTCCTCATGCGACCGGAGGTGCGGCTCCTCGCGGGGCTCGGCGCGAGACGTGCCGGGCTCGGGCGGTCGCCCGTCCGAGCTGCCGTTCACGGGGCTCCCGGTGGCGCCGGTCGTGCTGGCGCTCCTGCTGTCCGGACTGGGCCTGACCGTACGGCTGTGCGCCGGGCGGGGGCGGCCTGAGGGCTCCTGA
- a CDS encoding 3-oxoacyl-ACP synthase III family protein produces MKARITGVATYLPERTLSSAEVERRIEGYVPYGGVIERLTGIRLRHVARDDQQASDLAVEAVRRLDHGGVDLLVFASASQDMVEPATAHIVAAKLGLSCPVFDVKNACNSMLNGIQVAEALILSGAHRRVLVCSGEIPSRAIRWRVRDRAQFVDSFAGYTLSDTGAAVLITADAERGIFYRDFAADSTAWVIGTLPGGGSAHPRDPEYSYFRGDGRRLKEAFELVGPDVFLNALKRTGLSWDDFALVAVHQVALPYLNFLVKMLDIPREKLVVSLPEHGNCASTTLPLQLTLGGWEPGDRVALLGLGGGISTGVMLAEM; encoded by the coding sequence ATGAAAGCCCGGATCACGGGCGTCGCGACCTATCTGCCGGAACGGACCCTGTCCAGTGCGGAGGTGGAACGGCGGATCGAGGGATACGTGCCCTACGGAGGTGTCATCGAACGACTGACCGGCATCCGCCTGCGCCACGTGGCCCGTGACGACCAGCAGGCGTCCGACCTGGCGGTCGAGGCCGTCCGCCGGCTCGATCACGGCGGTGTCGACCTGCTCGTGTTCGCGTCGGCCTCGCAGGACATGGTCGAGCCCGCGACCGCGCACATCGTGGCGGCCAAGCTCGGGCTCTCGTGCCCGGTGTTCGACGTCAAGAACGCCTGCAACAGCATGCTCAACGGAATCCAGGTGGCCGAGGCTCTCATCCTGAGCGGTGCGCACCGCAGGGTGCTGGTCTGCTCGGGCGAGATCCCGTCGCGGGCGATCCGGTGGCGGGTCCGGGACCGGGCGCAGTTCGTGGACTCCTTCGCCGGGTACACCCTCTCCGACACCGGAGCCGCGGTGCTGATCACCGCGGACGCGGAACGCGGCATCTTCTATCGCGACTTCGCGGCCGACTCCACCGCGTGGGTGATCGGCACCCTGCCGGGAGGCGGCTCCGCGCACCCCCGTGATCCCGAATACTCCTACTTCCGCGGCGACGGGCGGAGGCTGAAGGAGGCGTTCGAACTGGTCGGCCCCGACGTCTTTCTCAACGCCCTCAAGCGCACCGGCCTGAGCTGGGACGACTTCGCCCTCGTGGCGGTGCACCAGGTGGCGCTGCCCTACTTGAACTTCCTGGTGAAGATGCTGGACATCCCCCGGGAGAAGCTCGTGGTCAGCCTGCCCGAGCACGGCAACTGCGCCTCGACCACGCTGCCGCTCCAGCTCACGCTGGGCGGCTGGGAACCGGGCGACCGGGTGGCGCTGCTCGGCCTGGGCGGCGGAATCAGCACCGGCGTGATGCTGGCGGAGATGTGA
- a CDS encoding S1 family peptidase: MSRRRAITTECVLATTALTLTAALTLTAALTLTSALATGPQAAVSHAAPPTWQPPPPDVIEALQRDLGLTREQTLTRLRNEARLTPIAARLRSRLGDRFGGSWFMGTVSQTLVVATNNAADIPLITAAGARPKLVARSLAELAPIKRKLDEALSSHPYGGSVRYIDVKTNKVVVLTAVPEKTREAIRAVGVDTTAVTVVFSTERPWPADDVRGGVSPFTVPAAG; this comes from the coding sequence ATGTCCCGCAGACGTGCCATTACCACGGAATGCGTTCTGGCGACCACCGCCCTCACTCTCACGGCCGCCCTCACTCTGACGGCCGCCCTCACTCTGACGTCCGCCCTCGCCACCGGACCTCAGGCAGCGGTCTCCCACGCCGCTCCGCCCACCTGGCAACCACCGCCTCCGGACGTGATCGAGGCGCTCCAGCGCGACCTCGGCCTCACCAGGGAACAGACCCTGACCCGCCTGCGCAACGAAGCCCGCCTCACACCGATCGCGGCGCGGCTCCGCAGCCGGCTCGGTGACCGCTTCGGCGGTTCCTGGTTCATGGGAACCGTCTCGCAGACCCTCGTGGTGGCCACCAACAACGCCGCCGACATTCCTCTGATCACCGCCGCGGGCGCCCGGCCCAAGCTCGTCGCCCGCTCGCTGGCGGAGCTCGCCCCGATCAAACGGAAACTCGACGAGGCTCTGTCCTCACACCCCTACGGGGGGAGCGTGCGCTACATCGACGTGAAGACCAACAAGGTCGTCGTCCTCACCGCGGTGCCCGAGAAGACCAGAGAGGCCATCAGGGCCGTCGGCGTGGACACGACCGCGGTGACGGTGGTGTTCTCCACCGAACGCCCGTGGCCCGCCGACGACGTGCGGGGCGGTGTCTCCCCCTTCACCGTCCCCGCAGCCGGCTGA
- a CDS encoding LCP family protein — protein sequence MGIYLTFAAGVTTALLTAGPPLLSLAVQPSWLWFFALAAMLFAGITVAVVIRSYQLVRPEALSGSARYLSALAVGLMCALVVAPMAYMARLAYISRNVVNSVFATSTTPVPVDPWKGRERFNILLIGADAAPNRPGVRTDSMTVASIDTTTGDTVLFGMPRNLEDVPMPPGPARDRFPFGFEGEPPYRVGMLNEVFQYAEDYPEMAPRMAKGHRGPALLKRTISGITGLDITNYAMVDMRGFIEIVDAMGGVRVTVKDPIVYGRQNEGLITTGTRRLSGEEALWYGRARTYSDDYIRMGRQKCLLNAVVKQADPVTVLSSFENLAHATMNAVSTDIPQELLPKLIDLSSKVKNSRIKSFQFVPPLINTGSPDYDLIKSKVADILAEPPAPPVMAAGRNDSGDSGRRGRARHEEQSVGEISGQKAVTLDTVCR from the coding sequence ATGGGCATCTACCTGACCTTCGCCGCCGGGGTCACGACCGCCCTGCTCACCGCCGGACCCCCGCTGCTCTCCCTGGCCGTGCAGCCGAGCTGGCTCTGGTTCTTCGCACTCGCCGCGATGCTGTTCGCCGGGATCACGGTGGCCGTGGTCATCCGGTCCTACCAGCTCGTCCGGCCCGAGGCGCTGTCCGGCTCGGCCCGCTACCTCTCGGCCCTCGCGGTCGGCCTGATGTGCGCGCTGGTGGTCGCCCCGATGGCCTACATGGCCCGGCTGGCCTACATCTCCAGGAACGTGGTGAACTCGGTGTTCGCCACGAGCACCACCCCGGTCCCGGTGGACCCGTGGAAAGGCCGCGAGCGGTTCAACATCCTGCTGATCGGCGCGGACGCGGCGCCCAACCGGCCCGGGGTGCGAACCGACAGCATGACCGTGGCCAGCATCGACACCACCACCGGCGACACCGTGCTGTTCGGCATGCCGCGGAACCTGGAGGACGTCCCGATGCCTCCCGGCCCGGCCCGCGACCGTTTCCCCTTCGGCTTCGAGGGCGAGCCGCCCTACCGCGTGGGCATGCTCAACGAGGTCTTCCAGTACGCCGAGGACTATCCCGAGATGGCGCCGAGGATGGCCAAGGGGCATCGCGGCCCGGCGCTGCTGAAGCGGACGATCAGCGGCATCACCGGGCTCGACATCACCAACTACGCGATGGTCGACATGAGGGGCTTCATCGAGATCGTCGACGCGATGGGCGGGGTGAGGGTCACCGTCAAGGACCCCATCGTGTACGGCAGGCAGAACGAGGGCCTGATCACAACGGGCACGCGCAGGCTGTCGGGCGAGGAGGCCCTCTGGTACGGCAGAGCCCGTACCTACAGCGACGACTACATCCGGATGGGAAGGCAGAAGTGCCTGCTCAACGCCGTCGTCAAGCAGGCCGATCCGGTGACGGTGCTCAGCAGCTTCGAGAATCTGGCCCACGCCACGATGAACGCCGTCTCCACCGACATCCCGCAGGAACTGCTGCCCAAGCTGATCGACCTGTCCTCCAAGGTGAAGAACTCCCGGATCAAGAGCTTCCAGTTCGTTCCCCCTCTGATCAACACGGGTTCGCCCGACTACGACCTGATCAAGAGCAAGGTCGCCGACATTCTGGCCGAGCCGCCCGCCCCTCCCGTCATGGCGGCCGGTCGGAACGATTCCGGCGACAGCGGGCGCAGGGGCCGGGCTCGCCACGAGGAGCAGAGCGTCGGGGAGATCTCCGGGCAGAAAGCCGTCACCCTCGACACCGTCTGCCGCTGA
- a CDS encoding IS1380 family transposase, whose product MQLIGHRSKIVTSADGKGLISQAGGLLLMETLRVTGLDKGLSQALQPWRAPRAVHDPGKIVADLAMTLALGGDCLADIAVLRSSPQLYGPVASDPTVSRLVTTLAAAGPKALRAIRAARAQARAKAWPLAGERAPGADGTLIPVDLDATIVIAHSDKEQAAPTWKHTYGFHPMTAFIDHGPDGTGEAAALLLRRGNAGSNTADDHITAGRLALNQIPAHLHKQVLIRTDSGGGTRAFLTWVTARRLKYSIGFNLTDDICAAILSLPKDVWEVAYDADRQPRDGAWVAELTGMLDLSSWPKGMRVIVRKERPHPGAQLRFTDIDGHRFTCFITGTRPGGGRGQLADLELRHRRRARCEDRIRCAKDTGLRNLPLHGSAQNQIWCELVALASELTAWMQMLALDGLPARRWEPKRLRLRIFSTVGRMVKGGRRLRLRLAHHWPWADLIATAVTRLQMLPAP is encoded by the coding sequence GTGCAGCTTATCGGTCATCGTTCCAAGATCGTCACGTCTGCGGACGGCAAGGGATTGATCAGCCAGGCCGGCGGCCTGCTGCTGATGGAAACACTGAGAGTGACCGGCCTGGACAAGGGCCTGTCGCAGGCGCTCCAGCCGTGGCGCGCACCCCGGGCAGTACATGATCCCGGGAAGATCGTGGCGGATCTGGCCATGACACTCGCGCTGGGCGGGGACTGCCTGGCCGACATCGCGGTGTTGCGGTCCTCACCCCAGTTATACGGGCCGGTGGCCTCCGATCCCACGGTGTCACGGCTGGTCACCACCCTCGCCGCCGCAGGACCCAAGGCGTTGCGGGCGATCCGCGCCGCTCGCGCGCAGGCACGGGCCAAAGCATGGCCCCTGGCCGGTGAACGCGCTCCCGGAGCGGACGGCACACTGATCCCGGTGGACCTGGACGCAACCATCGTGATCGCGCATTCCGACAAAGAACAAGCAGCCCCGACCTGGAAACACACCTACGGCTTTCACCCGATGACCGCGTTCATCGACCACGGCCCAGACGGGACGGGGGAGGCCGCCGCCCTGCTGCTACGCCGTGGGAACGCCGGATCCAACACCGCCGACGATCACATCACCGCCGGACGACTCGCCCTCAACCAGATACCGGCCCACCTGCACAAGCAGGTCCTGATACGGACCGATTCGGGGGGCGGCACCCGCGCCTTCCTCACCTGGGTGACCGCCCGCCGCCTGAAGTACTCCATCGGGTTCAACCTCACCGACGACATCTGCGCCGCGATCCTGTCCCTGCCCAAGGATGTGTGGGAGGTCGCCTACGACGCCGACCGCCAACCTCGCGACGGCGCGTGGGTCGCCGAACTCACCGGCATGCTCGACCTGTCGTCCTGGCCCAAGGGCATGAGGGTCATCGTCCGCAAAGAGCGTCCCCACCCCGGCGCGCAGCTGCGCTTCACCGACATCGACGGACACCGCTTCACCTGCTTTATCACCGGAACCCGGCCCGGCGGCGGCCGCGGCCAGCTCGCCGACCTGGAACTACGCCACCGTCGCCGGGCCCGCTGCGAGGACCGCATTCGCTGCGCGAAAGACACCGGGCTGCGGAACCTGCCGCTGCACGGATCCGCTCAAAACCAGATCTGGTGCGAGCTGGTCGCCCTGGCCTCGGAGCTGACCGCCTGGATGCAGATGCTCGCCCTTGACGGCCTCCCGGCCCGTCGCTGGGAACCCAAACGCCTGCGTCTGCGCATCTTCTCGACCGTTGGACGCATGGTTAAAGGCGGACGACGGCTGCGCCTGCGCCTCGCTCACCACTGGCCATGGGCCGATCTGATCGCCACCGCGGTCACTCGCCTGCAGATGTTGCCGGCACCCTGA
- a CDS encoding class I adenylate-forming enzyme family protein encodes MNDIITGIMTVAGREPERTAVIDGRGREVAYGELARRVNAVRDAMTGRPGAGTAAGAEGGLRPGDGVLFAVRPGVDAVTLALGAVAAGGMLVLADPGLAPDVLAARLAATRPAWVVAESVLYTLSGPLRGLARRRGLLLPNLRDPLPGRAVRHLHTGPWLPGVPRGALRLSGILRLPGSASPDPSGVPDTADQPAAVIFTSGTTARPRGVVHTRGSLAAGLKLFQSAFPLGPGDVVHTDQLMLGLPALMAGATWSLPGGGDLAAELAARRATHTFAVPVHLDRLLRETPKLPGTLRYLLLGAAPAPPGVLRRAIEAGPEVLSVYAMTEALPIAIASAREKLAQFEGDLLGAPLSGIGVRIADDGELFVSGPHLAQRYLGEDPLEEVATGDLVRLEGDRLILLGRKKDMILRDGVNIYPGLYEPAIAALPGVAEAAIVGLPDPVTGDEEVVLAVVPTGDYDEGSLRRAVPGIVDAMAVPDRIESLDTLPRSGRSGKLDRAALRDLVSRRA; translated from the coding sequence ATGAACGACATCATCACCGGCATCATGACCGTCGCCGGGCGGGAGCCGGAGCGGACCGCCGTCATCGACGGCCGTGGCCGCGAGGTCGCCTACGGCGAACTGGCCCGGCGGGTGAACGCGGTCCGCGACGCGATGACCGGCCGGCCCGGTGCGGGAACCGCGGCGGGCGCGGAGGGCGGGCTGCGGCCGGGGGACGGCGTGCTGTTCGCGGTGCGGCCCGGAGTGGACGCGGTGACGCTGGCGCTGGGGGCCGTGGCGGCGGGCGGGATGCTCGTGCTCGCCGATCCCGGACTGGCTCCCGACGTGCTCGCGGCCCGCCTGGCCGCCACCCGCCCGGCGTGGGTGGTCGCCGAGTCGGTGCTCTACACCCTGAGCGGCCCGCTCAGGGGCCTCGCCCGCCGCCGCGGCCTGCTCCTGCCGAACCTCCGTGACCCTCTTCCCGGGCGGGCCGTCCGCCATCTCCACACGGGCCCGTGGCTGCCGGGCGTCCCCCGGGGAGCCCTGCGGCTCTCCGGGATCCTCCGCCTCCCCGGCTCCGCCTCCCCGGACCCGTCAGGCGTCCCGGACACCGCGGACCAGCCGGCGGCCGTGATCTTCACCTCGGGAACCACCGCGCGCCCGCGTGGAGTGGTGCACACGCGGGGGTCGCTGGCGGCCGGGCTGAAGCTGTTCCAGAGCGCCTTCCCGCTGGGGCCCGGCGACGTCGTCCACACCGACCAGTTGATGCTCGGACTGCCCGCTCTGATGGCCGGGGCGACCTGGTCGCTGCCCGGAGGCGGGGATCTCGCCGCGGAACTGGCCGCGAGGAGGGCCACCCACACCTTCGCCGTACCCGTGCACCTGGACAGGCTCCTGCGTGAGACTCCCAAGTTGCCCGGCACCCTGCGCTACCTGCTGCTCGGTGCCGCCCCCGCCCCGCCCGGCGTACTCCGCCGCGCGATCGAGGCCGGACCCGAGGTGCTGTCGGTCTACGCGATGACCGAGGCGCTGCCGATCGCGATCGCCTCGGCGCGGGAGAAGCTGGCCCAGTTCGAGGGGGATCTGCTCGGGGCGCCCCTTTCCGGGATCGGCGTCCGGATCGCGGACGACGGCGAGCTGTTCGTCTCCGGTCCTCATCTCGCCCAGCGCTATCTCGGCGAGGATCCGCTGGAGGAGGTCGCCACCGGTGATCTGGTCCGTCTCGAAGGTGACCGGCTGATCCTGCTCGGCAGGAAGAAGGACATGATCCTCCGTGACGGGGTCAACATCTATCCGGGTCTGTACGAACCCGCCATCGCCGCGCTGCCGGGGGTGGCCGAGGCCGCGATCGTCGGACTCCCCGATCCCGTGACCGGGGACGAGGAGGTCGTGCTGGCCGTCGTCCCCACCGGCGACTACGACGAGGGTTCCCTGAGGAGGGCCGTTCCCGGCATCGTGGACGCCATGGCCGTCCCCGACCGCATCGAGTCTCTCGACACCCTCCCCCGCTCGGGCCGTTCCGGCAAACTCGACCGCGCCGCCCTCCGCGACCTGGTCTCCCGCCGGGCCTGA
- a CDS encoding NAD-dependent epimerase/dehydratase family protein, protein MLRLGVTGASGFVGGAVCRAAVNEGWQVSAFGRRPSVEPAGVGGAPYTPWDLLGARPELPELDVVIHCAGSVTDWGPRREIWAANVDGTRAAAEAFPGARFVHVSTASVYDPFRPTVMAAESMAPVGRYANAYGASKAAAEKVLERAVVLRPHAVYGKGDTTLLPRVLGAVRGGRLLAVGDGGQRISLTSVDNLVRACLLAAAGPVGCGVFNVTDAEPVILDDALRAILKERGIDAEPYYLPLKLVAPLAAVAETTFRTLRRPRPPRLTRYAAGHLAVERTLDITAARDRLRYRPAATSFAGAADW, encoded by the coding sequence GTGCTGAGGCTGGGGGTGACGGGAGCGTCCGGGTTCGTGGGCGGGGCGGTCTGCCGTGCGGCCGTGAACGAGGGCTGGCAGGTGTCCGCCTTCGGCAGGCGTCCGTCGGTGGAACCCGCCGGGGTCGGCGGTGCGCCGTACACGCCGTGGGACCTCCTGGGGGCCAGGCCCGAGCTGCCGGAGCTGGATGTGGTGATCCACTGCGCCGGAAGCGTCACGGACTGGGGACCGCGGAGGGAGATCTGGGCGGCCAACGTGGACGGCACCCGCGCCGCCGCCGAGGCCTTCCCCGGCGCCAGGTTCGTTCATGTCAGTACGGCCAGCGTCTACGACCCGTTCCGGCCGACCGTGATGGCGGCGGAGAGCATGGCTCCGGTCGGCCGGTACGCCAACGCCTACGGCGCCTCGAAGGCCGCCGCGGAGAAGGTCCTGGAGAGGGCGGTCGTCCTGCGGCCGCACGCCGTCTACGGGAAGGGCGACACCACCCTGCTCCCCCGGGTTCTCGGAGCCGTCAGGGGAGGCAGGCTCCTCGCCGTGGGTGACGGCGGCCAGCGGATCAGCCTGACCTCGGTGGACAACCTGGTCCGGGCCTGCCTGCTCGCCGCCGCCGGTCCCGTCGGGTGCGGCGTCTTCAACGTGACCGACGCCGAACCCGTCATCCTCGACGACGCCCTGCGCGCGATCCTCAAGGAACGCGGGATCGACGCCGAGCCGTACTACCTGCCCCTCAAACTGGTCGCTCCCCTCGCCGCCGTGGCCGAGACCACGTTCCGGACGCTCAGGCGGCCGCGCCCGCCCCGGCTGACCCGCTACGCCGCAGGGCACCTGGCCGTCGAGCGGACTCTCGACATCACCGCCGCCCGCGACCGGCTCCGTTACAGGCCGGCGGCGACGTCGTTCGCCGGCGCCGCCGACTGGTGA
- a CDS encoding glycosyltransferase — protein sequence MDLWVIVPAYNEAGGIEATIKALAGQDDQDFTLVVVDNASTDDTAEIVRRHGVQMITETRKGTGAASDTGMRHAIAHGATHLARTDADCLPRPDWVRNIRRAFGDGLEMVGGQLRPRTDEFPLKFWERRLIPFVVDLAATFGRFRPGNRSPEYLGPYVMMPGATLAITASLYERAGGFPRTAIEEVHEDRALVNRVRKLTPAYGSRRDVVVFGSVRRLRAYGLAGTLAWYADHHYRPEVIDVR from the coding sequence ATGGACCTCTGGGTGATCGTTCCGGCCTACAACGAGGCGGGCGGCATCGAGGCGACGATCAAGGCGCTGGCCGGGCAGGACGACCAGGACTTCACGCTCGTCGTCGTGGACAACGCGAGCACCGACGACACCGCCGAGATCGTCCGGCGGCACGGCGTCCAGATGATCACCGAGACCAGGAAGGGCACCGGCGCCGCCTCCGACACCGGCATGCGCCACGCCATCGCGCACGGCGCGACCCATCTGGCCAGGACCGACGCCGACTGCCTGCCCCGCCCCGACTGGGTGCGCAACATCCGGAGGGCGTTCGGCGACGGGCTGGAGATGGTCGGCGGACAGCTCCGGCCCCGCACCGACGAGTTCCCGCTGAAGTTCTGGGAGCGGCGCCTCATCCCGTTCGTGGTGGACCTGGCGGCGACGTTCGGCCGCTTCCGGCCGGGTAACAGGTCGCCGGAGTACCTCGGGCCGTACGTGATGATGCCCGGCGCGACCCTGGCCATCACCGCCTCGCTGTACGAGCGCGCGGGAGGTTTCCCCAGAACCGCGATCGAGGAGGTCCACGAGGATCGCGCCCTGGTCAACCGGGTCCGCAAGCTCACCCCCGCCTACGGCTCGCGCCGCGACGTGGTGGTCTTCGGCTCGGTCCGGCGCCTGCGGGCGTACGGCCTGGCGGGCACCCTGGCCTGGTACGCCGACCACCACTACCGCCCCGAGGTGATCGACGTCCGGTGA